A single genomic interval of Lepidochelys kempii isolate rLepKem1 chromosome 13, rLepKem1.hap2, whole genome shotgun sequence harbors:
- the ZNF219 gene encoding zinc finger protein 219, producing MEEVDSRSPSPHKAVDSSPASCAALPSPPPQQELPPSPLPEGLSPGEGDNPAFNGELDLQRYFNGPGPALGAGGGRKARPYPCAVCGKRFRFNSILALHTRIHASETPFTCPYCGHRAAQRGLLRLHLRSHRPEACARLSHQSRLLLELEERALLRRGPPAASEGEEEEEEEEEEEPPPLPIPPPAPPPAPPSPPPPLPPPSFRCPFCKGKFRTLGERERHLRILHQPYKCGQCPFAAAQEGELQRHSREAHAPPAPPAPAAPPPTEFRCQVCGQAFTQSWFLKGHMRKHKDSFDHKCQVCGRCFKEPWFLKNHMKVHLSKLGLKGERGAAVPAAGGKPKAPRGLLLGYEALYPAFLPPPDKAEQGSFLGYLELRPPGDGRCAERLQATARAVESWQEVAAQPWGERRSHSGGETAREEGGAGVGQHRCPDCARAFATYQQMALHSRSHRPQDGDWARGRALGALASLHAAAGHGLPTDGGGGSNAGSGWAAALPSPGIQEEKGLRGGALRPDGGRGTSGKDCPYCGKTFRSSHHLKVHLRVHTGERPYKCPHCDYAGTQSGSLKYHLQRHHREQKNSTGAGAAGGLEPRGRTAPSAPAKPPAFPPELLLQAAEKYRGAFLPQAWGTASHEPLPRPSRRKPACTGRALRNGRADFEPLDLSLRPALEGVPPGELTLHRCLFCPFATSAPELMALHLQVHHSRKARGRRPVTAPPARPHTCLGQDGEQPPLHPQDEGPGVGEEPPTAVPHMSQQPPGAPMDTEPSERQGELELVLA from the exons ATGGAG GAGGTGGACTCCCGGTCGCCGTCCCCACACAAGGCGGTGGactccagccctgccagctgTGCGGCCCTGccgtctcccccaccccagcaggagcTGCCGCCGtcccccctgcccgaggggcTGTCCCCTGGCGAGGGCGACAACCCGGCCTTCAACGGAGAGCTGGACCTGCAGCGGTACTTCAACGGGCCGGGGCCCGcgctgggggcgggcggggggcgcaAAGCCCGGCCCTACCCCTGCGCCGTCTGCGGCAAGCGCTTCCGCTTCAACAGCATCCTAGCACTGCACACGCGGATCCACGCCAGCGAGACCCCCTTCACCTGCCCCTACTGCGGGCACCGCGCTGCCCAGCGCGGCCTCCTGCGGCTCCACCTCCGCTCCCACCGCCCCGAGGCCTGCGCCCGCCTCAGCCACCAGAGCcgcctgctgctggagctggaggagcgGGCGCTGCTTCGACGGGGCCCGCCAGCCGCCAGcgagggggaggaagaagaggaggaagaggaggaggaggaaccccCCCCACTGCCTatccccccgccagccccaccccctgcccccccgtcacccccaccgccactgcctccccccagcttcCGCTGCCCCTTCTGCAAAGGCAAGTTCCGGACGCTGGGCGAGCGGGAGCGCCACCTGCGAATCCTGCACCAGCCCTACAAGTGTGGGCAGTGCCCCTTTGCCGCCGCCcaggagggggagctgcagcggcacagccgGGAGGCCCACGCCCCCCCGGCGCCTCCGGCCCCCGCCGCGCCGCCCCCCACCGAGTTCCGCTGCCAGGTGTGCGGCCAGGCCTTCACCCAGTCCTGGTTCCTCAAGGGGCACATGCGCAAACACAAGGACTCCTTCGACCACAAGTGCCAGGTCTGCGGGCGCTGCTTCAAGGAGCCCTGGTTCCTCAAGAACCACATGAAGGTGCATCTCAGCAAGCTGGGGCTGAAGGGGGAGCGGGGTGCGGCCGTGCCGGCAGCCGGCGGGAAGCCCAAGGCGCctcgggggctgctgctgggctaCGAGGCGCTGTATCCCGCCTTCCTGCCGCCCCCGGACAAGGCCGAGCAGGGCTCCTTCCTGGGCTACCTGGAGCTGCGCCCGCCGGGCGACGGCCGCTGCGCCGAGCGGCTCCAGGCCACGGCCCGCGCAGTGGAGAGCTGGCAGGAGGTGGCGGCCCAGCCGTGGGGGGAGCGCCGGTCGCACAGCGGGGGCGAGACGGCCAGGGAGGAGGGTGGCGCCGGCGTGGGACAGCACCGCTGCCCCGACTGCGCCCGGGCCTTTGCCACCTACCAGCAGATGGCCCTACACAGCCGCAGCCACCGGCCCCAGGATGGCGACTGGGCCAGGGGCCGGGCCCTGGGGGCGCTGGCCTCGCTCCATGCGGCAGCGGGACACGGGCTGCCCACGGACGGCGGGGGCGGCTCCAACGCAGGCAGTGGCTGGGCTGCGGCCCTGCCCAGCCCGGGGATACAGG AGGAGAAGGGGCTGCGCGGGGGGGCCCTGCGTCCAGATGGGGGCCGTGGCACGTCAGGCAAAGACTGTCCATACTGTGGGAAAACCTTCCGCTCCTCCCACCATCTCAAGGTTCATCTGCGCGTCCACACAG GCGAGCGCCCCTACAAGTGCCCACACTGCGACTATGCTGGCACCCAGTCCGGCTCTCTCAAGTACCACCTGCAGCGCCACCACCGCGAGCAGAAGAACAGCACTGGTGCCGGGGCAGCCGGGGGCTTGGAGCCAAGGGGCCGCACCGCCCCCAGTGCTCCCGCCAAGCCGCCCGCCTTCCCGCCGGAGCTGCTCCTGCAGGCAGCCGAGAAGTACCGCGGGGCCTTCCTGCCGCAGGCCTGGGGCACGGCCAGCCACGAGCCCCTGCCCCGACCGTCCCGCCGCAAGCCGGCCTGCACTGGCCGAGCCCTGCGCAACGGCCGAGCCGACTTCGAGCCACTGGACCTGTCGCTGCGGCCGGCGCTAGAGGGGGTGCCGCCTGGTGAGCTCACCCTGCACCGATGCCTCTTCTGCCCCTTTGCCACCTCCGCACCTGAGCTCATGGCCCTGCACCTGCAGGTCCACCACAGCCGCAAGGCCCGGGGGCGCCGCCCTGTCACGGCCCCCCCCGCACGGCCCCACACCTGcctggggcaggatggggagcagcccccactgcacccccaggaCGAGGGGCCTGGAGTTGGGGAAGAGCCCCCCACCGCCGTGCCCCACATGTCCCAACAGCCCCCCGGAGCCCCTATGGACACGGAGCCCAGTGAGAGGCAaggggagctggagctggtgcTGGCTTGA